From Poecile atricapillus isolate bPoeAtr1 chromosome Z, bPoeAtr1.hap1, whole genome shotgun sequence, one genomic window encodes:
- the LOC131592865 gene encoding BTB/POZ domain-containing protein KCTD17-like, with translation MRMEGREEMQGAVGLRCTWDIPPPAGTQAKWVRLNVGGTVFLTTRQTLCREQKSFLCRLCQGEELQSDRDETGAYLIDRDPTYFGPILNFLRHGKLVLDKDMAEEGILEEAEFYNIGPLIRIIKDRMEEKDYTVTQVPPKHVYRVLQCQEEELTQMVSTMSDGWRFEQLVNIGSSYNYGNEDQTEFLCVVSKELYNSPNGLSSEPSHKAKNTEDLEEEEQEVEEEAEAEAEAEEKGAANP, from the exons atgaggatggagggcagggaggagatGCAGGGCGCCGTGGGGCTACGCTGTACCTGGGACATCCCGCCACCCGCTGGCACCCAGGCCAAGTGGGTGAGGCTCAATGTGGGGGGCACCGTCTTCCTCACCACCAGGCAGACCCTGTGTCGGGAGCAGAAATCTTTCCTGTGTCGCTTGTGCCAGGGCGAGGAGCTGCAGTCGGACCGG GATGAAACTGGTGCATATCTAATAGATCGAGACCCCACTTACTTTGGACCGATTCTGAATTTCCTCCGTCATGGGAAGCTGGTCCTTGATAAAGATATGGCTGAAGAGG GGATCCTTGAAGAAGCTGAGTTCTATAACATTGGTCCTTTGATCCGAATAATCAAGGATCGAATGGAGGAGAAGGACTACACAGTGACACAG GTGCCTCCTAAGCATGTCTACCGtgtgctgcagtgccaggaagAGGAGCTCACTCAGATGGTTTCCACTATGTCAGATGGATGGCGCTTTGAGCAG CTTGTGAACATTGGCTCATCCTATAATTATGGGAATGAGGATCAGACAGAATTCCTCTGTGTGGTCTCCAAGGAGTTGTACAACTCCCCCAATGGCCTGAGTTCTGAGCCCAGCCACAAAGCCAAG AACACAGAGGacctggaggaggaagagcaggaggtggaggaggaggcagaggcagaagcagaagcagaggagAAAGGTGCAGCAAATCCCTga
- the LOC131592863 gene encoding 3-mercaptopyruvate sulfurtransferase-like isoform X2, translated as MALGSERATADPLSQVDSGRIQKSANLSQDSGAMSQQLLYRALVSAKWLSEAIKSQQAGLALRIVDASWYLPKMKRDPKREFEERHIPGAVFFDIDQCSDRTSPYDHMLPKANDFAEYVGKLGVGNDSHVVVYDGSDQGLFSAPRVWWMFRVFGHEAVSLLDGGLKNWQREGNALSSGKTQVAPSEFHATLDKSLVKTYEDVLDNLDSHRFQLVDARAAGRFRGVEPEPRDGIEPGHVPGSTSIPFTDFLTESGLEKTPEQIRTLFQEKKVDLLKPVVATCGSGVTACHVALGAYLCGKPDVAVYDGAWVEWYMRAQPENIISEGKGKTV; from the exons ATGGCACTGGGATCTGAACGTGCAACTGCGGATCCCTTAAG TCAGGTGGACTCAGGCAGAATACAGAAATCGGCTAATCTCAGCCAGGACTCGGGAGCGATGTCGCAACAACTCCTCTACCGAGCTCTGGTGTCTGCAAAATGGCTTTCAGAAGCCATCAAGTCCCAGCAAGCTGGCCTGGCCTTAAGAATCGTGGATGCATCCTGGTATTTGCCGAAGATGAAGCGTGATCCAAAGCGAGAGTTTGAGGAGCGCCACATCCCTGGTGCGGTTTTCTTTGACATTGACCAGTGCAGTGATCGAACCTCGCCTTACGATCACATGCTGCCCAAGGCTAATGACTTTGCCGAGTATGTGGGGAAGCTGGGTGTGGGGAATGATTCCCATGTTGTGGTGTATGATGGCAGCGACCAAGGTCTCTTCTCAGCACCCCGGGTATGGTGGATGTTCCGTGTCTTTGGACACGAAGCTGTCTCCCTTCTGGATGGTGGCCTGAAGAACTGGCAGCGAGAGGGGAATGCACTTAGCTCTGGGAAAACCCAAGTAGCTCCATCTGAGTTCCATGCCACCTTGGACAAGTCCCTGGTGAAAACATATGAGGATGTCTTAGATAACTTGGATTCCCATCGCTTCCAACTAGTGGATGCCCGTGCTGCAGGACGGTTCCGGGGAGTAGAGCCAGAGCCCCGAGATG GAATTGAGCCTGGTCATGTCCCTGGGTCGACAAGTATCCCCTTCACTGATTTCCTCACAGAGTCTGGCTTAGAGAAGACCCCTGAGCAGATCCGCACTCTGTTCCAGGAGAAGAAGGTGGACCTCCTAAAGCCGGTGGTAGCCACTTGCGGCTCTGGAGTCACCGCCTGCCACGTGGCTCTGGGGGCCTACCTCTGCGGCAAGCCAGATGTCGCAGTGTACGACGGGGCCTGGGTGGAATGGTACATGCGGGCACAGcctgaaaatattatttctgagggaaaggggaaaacagTGTAA
- the LOC131592864 gene encoding thiosulfate sulfurtransferase-like, with the protein MARQGLSRALVTASWLAEAVRAGRVGAGLRVLDASWYPPKERNARQEFKERHIPGASFFDIEECRDKSSPYDFMLPSESHFADYVGGLGVSNDTHVVVYDGDEVGTFYAPRAWWMFRAFGHKEVSVLNGGLKNWLKEGHPVTAEVTQPTPAVFKARLNRALVKTFEEMIQNVSSLKFQVVDSRPEGRFRGTELDQGLESGHIPGAVNIPFHSFLSETGHEKSIEEIQEIFRAKKVDLSKPLTATCRKGVTACQIALAAFLCGKRDVAVYDGSWSEWFHRAPPHYKVSELKRSKA; encoded by the exons ATGGCGCGGCAGGGCCTCAGCCGGGCGCTGGTCACGGCCTCCTGGCTGGCGGAGGCGGTGCGGGCCGGGCGGGTGGGCGCCGGGCTGCGGGTGCTGGACGCCTCCTGGTACCCCCCCAAGGAGCGAAACGCCCGGCAGGAGTTCAAGGAGAGGCACATCCCGGGGGCGTCGTTCTTCGACATCGAGGAGTGCCGGGACAAGTCCTCCCCCTACGACTTCATGCTGCCCAGCGAGTCCCACTTCGCCGACTACGTGGGCGGGCTGGGGGTCAGCAATGACACCCACGTGGTGGTGTACGACGGGGACGAGGTGGGCACCTTCTACGCCCCCCGCGCCTGGTGGATGTTCCGGGCCTTTGGGCACAAGGAGGTCTCTGTGCTGAATGGTGGCTTGAAGAATTGGTTGAAGGAGGGGCACCCCGTCACGGCGGAGGTCACCCAGCCCACCCCGGCTGTCTTTAAGGCCAGGCTGAACCGGGCCCTGGTGAAGACTTTTGAGGAGATGATACAGAACGTGTCGTCCCTAAAGTTCCAGGTGGTGGATTCCCGCCCCGAGGGCCGGTTTCGGGGGACCGAGCTGGACCAAG GGTTGGAATCTGGCCACATCCCTGGTGCTGTGAACATACCCTTCCACTCATTCCTATCAGAAACAGGGCATGAGAAGAGTATTGAGGAGATCCAGGAAATATTCCGTGCAAAGAAAGTGGATCTCTCGAAGCCGCTGACGGCCACGTGCCGCAAGGGCGTCACGGCGTGTCAGATTGCCTTGGCAGCCTTCCTGTGTGGCAAGCGCGACGTGGCCGTGTACGACGGCTCCTGGTCCGAGTGGTTCCACCGAGCCCCACCACACTACAAAGTCTCCGAGTTGAAGCGCAGCAAGGCCTAG
- the LOC131592863 gene encoding 3-mercaptopyruvate sulfurtransferase-like isoform X1 — MSQQLLYRALVSAKWLSEAIKSQQAGLALRIVDASWYLPKMKRDPKREFEERHIPGAVFFDIDQCSDRTSPYDHMLPKANDFAEYVGKLGVGNDSHVVVYDGSDQGLFSAPRVWWMFRVFGHEAVSLLDGGLKNWQREGNALSSGKTQVAPSEFHATLDKSLVKTYEDVLDNLDSHRFQLVDARAAGRFRGVEPEPRDGIEPGHVPGSTSIPFTDFLTESGLEKTPEQIRTLFQEKKVDLLKPVVATCGSGVTACHVALGAYLCGKPDVAVYDGAWVEWYMRAQPENIISEGKGKTV, encoded by the exons ATGTCGCAACAACTCCTCTACCGAGCTCTGGTGTCTGCAAAATGGCTTTCAGAAGCCATCAAGTCCCAGCAAGCTGGCCTGGCCTTAAGAATCGTGGATGCATCCTGGTATTTGCCGAAGATGAAGCGTGATCCAAAGCGAGAGTTTGAGGAGCGCCACATCCCTGGTGCGGTTTTCTTTGACATTGACCAGTGCAGTGATCGAACCTCGCCTTACGATCACATGCTGCCCAAGGCTAATGACTTTGCCGAGTATGTGGGGAAGCTGGGTGTGGGGAATGATTCCCATGTTGTGGTGTATGATGGCAGCGACCAAGGTCTCTTCTCAGCACCCCGGGTATGGTGGATGTTCCGTGTCTTTGGACACGAAGCTGTCTCCCTTCTGGATGGTGGCCTGAAGAACTGGCAGCGAGAGGGGAATGCACTTAGCTCTGGGAAAACCCAAGTAGCTCCATCTGAGTTCCATGCCACCTTGGACAAGTCCCTGGTGAAAACATATGAGGATGTCTTAGATAACTTGGATTCCCATCGCTTCCAACTAGTGGATGCCCGTGCTGCAGGACGGTTCCGGGGAGTAGAGCCAGAGCCCCGAGATG GAATTGAGCCTGGTCATGTCCCTGGGTCGACAAGTATCCCCTTCACTGATTTCCTCACAGAGTCTGGCTTAGAGAAGACCCCTGAGCAGATCCGCACTCTGTTCCAGGAGAAGAAGGTGGACCTCCTAAAGCCGGTGGTAGCCACTTGCGGCTCTGGAGTCACCGCCTGCCACGTGGCTCTGGGGGCCTACCTCTGCGGCAAGCCAGATGTCGCAGTGTACGACGGGGCCTGGGTGGAATGGTACATGCGGGCACAGcctgaaaatattatttctgagggaaaggggaaaacagTGTAA
- the LOC131592866 gene encoding testis-expressed protein 33-like, whose translation MELEPTAHRWREHCSLATISTLEPSPRTCLLVQTTSHHTGIMDQKCQAQDNAALETGQKGLNDCTEMTKNYLTWASLSDYQQLSYNFNINIFQGGPLKSQSLMRDSYTPDVFQKAVIDPRHWHGRTINELGRWYEKYFLDLNVQKAMKEKHGRRKKKKDS comes from the exons ATGGAGCTGGAGCCCACAGCTCATAGATGGAGGGAGCATTGTTCCCTAGCAACCATCTCTACTCTTGAGCCTTCACCCAGGACCTGCCTGCTTGTACAAACCACCAGTCACCACACAGGGATCATGGACCAG AAATGCCAAGCTCAGGACAACGCAGCATTAGAAACAGGACAGAAAGGACTCAACGACTGTACTGAAATGACAAAAAACTACTTGACCTGGGCATCTCTTTCAGATTACCAACAGCTGAGTTACAACTTCAACATTAATATCTTCCAAG GTGGTCCACTGAAGAGCCAAAGCTTGATGAGAGATTCCTACACCCCTGATGTATTTCAGAAGGCAGTCATAGATCCCAGGCATTGGCATGGAAGGACAATTAATGAGCTGG GGAGATGGTATgagaaatatttcctagatcTTAACGTGCAGAAAGCAATGAAGGAGAAACATGGGAGgcgtaaaaaaaaaaaagattcctaG